A genomic window from Salvia miltiorrhiza cultivar Shanhuang (shh) chromosome 5, IMPLAD_Smil_shh, whole genome shotgun sequence includes:
- the LOC131026500 gene encoding GEM-like protein 6 yields the protein MEKFIKDEDHHFPTPETSSDNTASSLSEPLSPFSSQSDHHSPAFFTTTPNEEMKKQKKKKLERKSASFAYRIGEHVRLGHKLSEMVKGKLSVGAKIMRKGGRGNLFRDIFGVSECEGEKLLKASQCYLSTTHGPIAGILFVSTKKIAFCSERSIATTLQSSSSASPSSVVKAPYKVCIPVNKIKGANQSENVNNPAQKYIQIVTHDNYEFWFMGFLRYEKAWINLQKSISFST from the exons ATGGAGAAATTCATCAAGGATGAAGATCATCATTTTCCGACACCAGAAACAAGCTCAGACAACACTGCATCTTCCTTGTCTGAACCTCTCAGCCCCTTCTCCTCCCAATCCGATCATCACTCTCCTGCCTTCTTCACTACTACTC CAAATGAGGAGATgaagaagcagaagaagaagaaactggaaaGGAAGAGCGCAAGTTTTGCTTACAGAATTGGGGAACATG TGAGGCTAGGGCACAAATTGTCTGAAATGGTGAAGGGGAAGCTGAGCGTTGGCGCGAAAATCATGAGGAAAGGGGGAAGAGGGAATTTGTTCAGAGACATATTTGGAGTGAGTGAATGCGAAGGAGAGAAACTGCTCAAGGCTTCGCAATGCTATCTGTCAACCACGCACGGCCCCATCGCCGGAATCCTCTTCGTCTCCACGAAGAAGATCGCCTTCTGCAGTGAGAGATCCATTGCTACCACTCTccaatcttcttcttctgcttctcCTTCTTCTGTCGTTAAGGCTCCTTACAAG GTATGCATCCCGGTGAACAAGATAAAAGGAGCAAATCAAAGTGAGAATGTCAATAATCCAGCGCAAAAATACATTCAAATCGTGACGCACGATAATTACGAGTTTTGGTTTATGGGATTCCTTAGATACGAGAAAGCTTGGATTAATCTTCAAAAATCAATTTCATTTTCCACCTAG